The proteins below are encoded in one region of Paenacidovorax monticola:
- a CDS encoding Bug family tripartite tricarboxylate transporter substrate binding protein, producing the protein MKDKQIHRREVLRAATATGLALAAPWAWAQGQGAWPAKPVNLVVPFPAGGGTDTFARPFSAQFAKTTGKTLVIDNRGGAGGNVGASFAAKQHPDGYTLFMGGAHHVIAPSVYPKLDYDLEKDFVPLALLASVPQVLVVNPKNMPVKDFREFLSLVRANPAKYNYGSAGSGSSHHLAGELFKIQSKTFITHIPYRGAGPALADLVGGQVDMMFDGLGSSAGYIRNGRIKALMVAGSKRNPAFPDVPCAAEVGLPDYTVTTWYGLWAPKGTPADVQARVVEEVRKIGAADEVKAIWANNGAEYGTLSPQDFGKLVSSEIKRWAQVVKASGVKLE; encoded by the coding sequence ATGAAAGACAAGCAGATCCACCGGCGCGAGGTGCTGCGCGCCGCCACCGCCACGGGGCTGGCCCTGGCGGCGCCCTGGGCCTGGGCGCAAGGGCAGGGCGCCTGGCCCGCCAAGCCCGTGAACCTGGTGGTGCCCTTCCCCGCGGGCGGCGGCACCGACACGTTCGCGCGTCCGTTCTCGGCGCAGTTCGCCAAGACCACGGGCAAGACGCTGGTGATCGACAACCGGGGCGGCGCGGGCGGCAACGTGGGCGCGAGCTTTGCCGCCAAGCAGCACCCCGACGGATACACGCTGTTCATGGGCGGGGCGCACCACGTGATCGCGCCGTCCGTCTACCCCAAGCTGGACTACGACCTGGAGAAGGACTTTGTCCCCTTGGCCCTGCTCGCCAGCGTGCCCCAGGTGCTGGTGGTCAATCCCAAGAACATGCCGGTGAAGGATTTCCGCGAGTTCCTGAGCCTAGTGCGTGCCAACCCCGCCAAGTACAACTACGGCTCGGCGGGCTCGGGCAGTTCGCACCACCTTGCGGGCGAGCTGTTCAAGATCCAGTCCAAGACCTTCATCACCCACATTCCCTACCGCGGCGCGGGCCCTGCGCTGGCCGACCTGGTGGGCGGCCAGGTGGACATGATGTTCGACGGCCTGGGCTCGTCCGCGGGCTATATCCGCAATGGCCGCATCAAGGCGCTGATGGTGGCGGGCAGCAAGCGCAACCCGGCCTTCCCCGACGTGCCCTGTGCCGCCGAAGTGGGCCTGCCCGACTACACCGTCACCACCTGGTACGGCCTGTGGGCGCCCAAGGGCACGCCGGCCGATGTGCAGGCCCGTGTGGTGGAAGAGGTGCGCAAGATCGGCGCGGCGGACGAAGTCAAGGCCATCTGGGCCAACAACGGCGCCGAATACGGCACGCTGAGCCCGCAGGACTTTGGCAAGCTGGTCAGCAGCGAGATCAAGCGCTGGGCGCAGGTGGTGAAGGCCTCCGGGGTCAAGTTGGAGTGA
- a CDS encoding enoyl-CoA hydratase/isomerase family protein produces MSGEVTAAVGERGIVRVVLRHEGRLNAMSRAMWRQLRSVFEDIQRSADARCVLIEGEGGAFCAGGDISEYPAFRFDPAQLRDFHENDVWGGLAAMLACDVPIVARIAGACMGAGVEIASCCDIRVAAATARFGAPIAKLGFPMAPREARLVAGAVGALTARQMLLEAATFGAHDMLARGFLSRVVEPDLLDADTQGTALRIAALAPGAARLNKQTLRALGPGDGAALGLADPYAYADSAEHREGIAAFLAKRSPIF; encoded by the coding sequence ATGTCGGGTGAAGTGACGGCCGCCGTGGGTGAGCGCGGCATCGTGCGCGTGGTGCTGCGCCACGAGGGGCGGCTCAATGCCATGTCGCGCGCCATGTGGCGCCAGCTGCGTTCGGTGTTCGAGGACATACAGCGCAGTGCCGATGCGCGCTGCGTGCTCATCGAAGGGGAGGGCGGAGCGTTCTGCGCGGGGGGCGACATCTCCGAATACCCGGCCTTCCGCTTCGACCCTGCGCAACTGCGCGACTTCCACGAGAACGACGTCTGGGGCGGCCTGGCGGCCATGCTGGCGTGCGACGTGCCCATCGTCGCGCGCATCGCGGGCGCCTGCATGGGCGCGGGCGTGGAGATCGCGAGCTGCTGCGACATCCGCGTGGCCGCCGCCACGGCCCGCTTCGGCGCGCCCATCGCCAAGCTCGGCTTTCCGATGGCGCCGCGCGAGGCACGGCTCGTCGCGGGGGCCGTGGGCGCGCTCACCGCGCGCCAGATGCTGCTGGAGGCCGCGACCTTCGGCGCGCACGACATGCTGGCACGCGGCTTTCTGAGCCGCGTGGTCGAGCCCGACCTGCTGGACGCCGACACCCAGGGCACGGCGCTGCGCATCGCGGCGCTGGCCCCCGGCGCGGCCCGCCTGAACAAGCAGACGCTGCGGGCCCTGGGCCCCGGCGACGGCGCGGCCTTGGGCCTCGCCGACCCCTATGCGTATGCCGACAGCGCGGAGCACCGCGAGGGCATCGCCGCATTCCTGGCCAAACGTTCCCCCATCTTCTGA
- a CDS encoding malonate--CoA ligase yields the protein MSSQNLFAALRAAFPADLDEIAVEAVSPQGEPLLYTWRDLDRASARIANLLASLKLPGGSRIAVQVEKSVEAMILYLATLRAGYVFLPLNTAYQSAEIEYFIGNAEPAVVVCTPANFGWVSKIAFTAGTQHVFTLGDDRTGSLLERATHHGDVHQPVARTADDLAAILYTSGTTGRSKGAMLTHGNLLSNAEMLKDYWGWQKGDVLIHALPIFHVHGLFVAIHGALINGSKMIWMARFDPKAVLAAMPRATVFMGVPTLYVRLLAEPGLTRAAASHMRLFIAGSAPLLIETFKEWQERTGHTILERYGMSETIMLTSNPYRADARHGGQDERRGGTVGFPLPGVGLRVVDDAGKALPVGDIGNIQVKGPNVFKGYWRMPEKTQEEFSADGWFKTGDVGKVDERGYVSIVGRSKDLIISGGYNVYPAEIEGYINEMPGVAESALVGVPHPDFGEVGVAVVIAKPGAQLDGDAIIATLKGQLANFKIPKRCFVTTELPRNTMGKVQKNLLREQHKGLFA from the coding sequence ATGAGCTCCCAAAACCTCTTTGCCGCGCTGCGTGCCGCCTTTCCCGCCGACCTGGACGAGATCGCCGTCGAGGCCGTGTCGCCCCAGGGCGAGCCGCTCCTCTACACCTGGCGCGACCTGGACCGCGCCAGCGCCCGCATCGCCAACCTGCTCGCCTCGCTGAAGCTGCCGGGCGGCAGCCGCATTGCGGTGCAGGTCGAGAAGTCGGTCGAGGCCATGATCCTGTACCTCGCCACGCTGCGCGCGGGCTACGTGTTCCTGCCGCTCAACACGGCCTACCAGAGCGCCGAGATCGAGTACTTCATCGGCAACGCCGAACCCGCCGTGGTCGTGTGCACGCCGGCCAACTTCGGCTGGGTGTCGAAGATCGCCTTCACCGCGGGCACGCAGCATGTGTTCACGCTGGGCGACGACCGCACGGGCAGCCTGCTCGAGCGGGCCACCCACCATGGCGACGTGCACCAGCCCGTGGCCAGAACGGCCGACGATCTGGCCGCCATCCTCTACACCAGCGGCACCACGGGCCGCAGCAAGGGGGCCATGCTCACGCACGGCAACCTGCTGTCCAACGCCGAGATGCTCAAGGACTACTGGGGCTGGCAGAAGGGCGACGTGCTCATCCACGCGCTGCCGATCTTCCACGTGCACGGCCTGTTCGTGGCCATCCACGGCGCGCTCATCAACGGCAGCAAAATGATCTGGATGGCCAGGTTCGATCCCAAGGCCGTGCTGGCCGCCATGCCGCGCGCCACCGTGTTCATGGGCGTGCCCACGCTCTATGTGCGCCTGCTGGCCGAGCCGGGGCTCACCCGGGCCGCGGCGAGCCACATGCGCCTGTTCATCGCGGGCTCGGCGCCGCTGCTCATCGAGACCTTCAAGGAGTGGCAGGAGCGCACGGGCCACACCATCCTCGAACGCTACGGCATGAGCGAGACCATCATGCTCACGTCCAACCCCTACCGCGCGGACGCCCGCCATGGCGGGCAGGACGAGCGCCGCGGCGGCACGGTGGGCTTTCCCCTGCCGGGCGTGGGCCTGCGCGTGGTCGATGACGCGGGCAAGGCACTGCCCGTGGGCGATATCGGCAACATCCAGGTCAAGGGCCCCAACGTGTTCAAGGGCTACTGGCGCATGCCCGAGAAGACCCAGGAGGAGTTCAGCGCCGATGGCTGGTTCAAGACCGGCGACGTGGGCAAGGTGGATGAGCGCGGCTACGTGAGCATCGTGGGCCGCAGCAAGGACCTGATCATCAGCGGCGGCTACAACGTGTACCCCGCCGAGATCGAGGGCTACATCAACGAGATGCCCGGCGTGGCCGAGAGCGCGCTGGTGGGCGTGCCGCATCCCGACTTCGGCGAGGTGGGCGTGGCCGTGGTGATCGCCAAGCCCGGCGCGCAGCTCGACGGCGACGCGATCATCGCCACGCTCAAGGGCCAGCTCGCCAACTTCAAGATCCCCAAGCGCTGCTTCGTCACCACCGAGCTGCCGCGCAACACCATGGGCAAGGTGCAGAAGAACCTGCTGCGCGAGCAGCACAAGGGGCTGTTCGCCTGA